From Dermochelys coriacea isolate rDerCor1 chromosome 9, rDerCor1.pri.v4, whole genome shotgun sequence, one genomic window encodes:
- the LOC119860904 gene encoding LOW QUALITY PROTEIN: galactose-3-O-sulfotransferase 2-like (The sequence of the model RefSeq protein was modified relative to this genomic sequence to represent the inferred CDS: inserted 1 base in 1 codon; deleted 2 bases in 1 codon): protein MAKPRSAESILHITELGQTFSQTQASTLDSQDGVWKKSQGEDSKDVRILHTTKRLKSQPQVSERAPKRDHMDRTMTPPPSRKPMTKAADPFIKKPESAAEIIAKEQTSRSPFEKVAGSFQSLAEATGSPSHRRGSSSTPATTAAPAPDWVTKAEKQNDVASWIACKPKTHVVFLKVHKSARSTXMNILFRFGETHHLTFALPINGASQLGYLHYFLAESVEGFTLGNASAFNIMCHHMRFLQAQVQRVMPSSTDYFSILQNPIRLMESSFTYYKGSSLFSCAQSLEEFLSQPARFYNSSAPDSHYAKNLMAFDFNHNGNFSAKQMQLMLRYIEEAFNFLLLSEYFDESMVLLKEALCWDLDSVVSFPLNSREGSTRSPLSESTAEKIKSWNRLDWAIYRHFNRTFWQRIDWSMGWERMQQEVRVLQKKRKQLAKTCLQGRGSISPHKLRDKSLAPLQYGKAIILGYNLKPGLDEVTGRLCQHMVTPELQYSRSLYRRQFPEKAQRIYKPAHLPRIHNGTMG from the exons ATGGCCAAGCCCAGGTCTGCTGAAAGCATTCTGCACATAACAGAACTGGGCCAGACGTTCAGCCAGACCCAGGCCAGCACCTTGGACAGCCAAGATGGGGTCTGGAAGAAGAGTCAGGGAGAAGACAGCAAGGATGTGCGGATCCTTCACACAACCAAGAGACTGAAATCCCAGCCCCAGGTCTCTGAAAGGGCACCCAAAAGGGATCATATGGATAGAACTATGACCCCGCCTCCAAGCAGGAAGCCCATGACTAAGGCAGCAGATCCCTTCATCAAGAAGCCAGAATCTGCAGCAGAGATCATTGCCAAGGAGCAAACTTCAAGGTCACCATTTGAGAAGGTTGCAGGGtcattccagagcctggcagaAGCCACAGGCTCCCCCAGCCACAGGAGGGGCAGCTCTTCCACACCTGCTACAACAGCTGCCCCAGCACCAGACTGGGTCACAAAGGCAGAGAAGCAAAATGACGTGGCATCATGGA TAGCCTGCAAGCCCAAGACCCACGTGGTGTTCCTGAAGGTGCACAAGAGCGCCAGAAGCA TCATGAACATTCTGTTCCGCTTTGGTGAGACACACCACCTTACCTTCGCCCTTCCCATCAATGGTGCCAGCCAGCTGGGCTACCTGCACTACTTCCTGGCAGAGTCTGTGGAGGGATTCACCCTAGGCAATGCTTCAGCATTTAACATTATGTGCCACCACATGAGGTTCCTGCAGGCACAA GTGCAGAGGGTGATGCCAAGCTCCACCGACTACTTCTCCATCCTGCAGAACCCCATCCGCCTCATGGAGTCTTCTTTCACCTACTACAAAGGCAGCTCCCTCTTCTCCTGTGCCCAGAGCCTGGAGGAAtttctcagccagccagccaggttTTATAACTCCTCGGCCCCCGACAGCCACTACGCCAAGAACCTCATGGCTTTCGACTTCAACCACAATGGCAATTTCTCTGCCAAGCAAATGCAGCTGATGCTGCGGTACATCGAGGAGGCCTTCAACTTTCTCCTCCTTTCTGAGTACTTCGATGAGTCCATGGTGCTGCTGAAGGAGGCACTGTGCTGGGACCTGGACAGCGTTGTGTCCTTCCCACTcaacagcagggagggaagcaccaggtcaCCCCTTTCAGAGAGCACAGCAGAGAAGATAAAGAGCTGGAACAGGCTTGACTGGGCAATCTACAGACACTTCAACAGGACTTTCTGGCAGAGGATCGACTGGAGCATGGGCTGGGAGCGCATGCAGCAGGAAGTTAGGGTGCTGCAGAAAAAGCGGAAGCAGCTGGCCAAGACCTGCCTtcaa gggaggggcagcataAGCCCCCACAAGCTCAGAGACAAGTCACTGGCACCGCTGCAGTATGGCAAGGCCATAATTCTAGGCTATAATCTGAAGCCAGGGCTGGACGAGGTGACAGGGCGACTGTGCCAGCACATGGTGACACCTGAGCTGCAGTACAGCAGATCCCTGTACAGGAGACAGTTCCCAGAGAAGGCCCAGCGGATTTACAAGCCAGCTCATCTACCCAGGATACACAACGGGACAATGGGCTGA